TTGTGCCATAAACAAATCGTGCCCGTGCAGCGATACTTCTTAAGAGAACGGTAACGAATAGTAGTTATTCGTGCCGGTGCAGCGACAGTTTTATAGAAAACGGTAACGAATAGCCCTGTTTCATGCCGATGAAGTTACTTTTTCTTAGTTGACGGAAACGATTATATATGTACATTCCATAGTGACAAGTCGTTATTTAATATGGAATAATGTATGCATGGTTGAATAATTCCCAAAATTCAAAACCTTCTATTATTTGTTCGTTATAACCCATTATTTTTTTTAAAACGGATAAACACAACGGTATTTTCATGAAATTAAAATTTGGCATATAAATTGCATAAATACATAGTGAAATTAGAAATAAGTGGAGGGGGAATAAAAAATTTATTGTAGACAAATGGGTAACATCAGAATGAAAACGCTTTAATTTAAGAGGAGGAATGATATGTGGAAAATGGCGTAAAGTTGAAAAGATCGTTAAAGCTATGGCAGGTTGTCATTATGGGTTTAGCATATATGACACCTATGGTAGTATTTGATACATTTGGAATTGTTTCTGGTGAAACAAATGGGCATGTACCTGCTGCTTATGTCATTGCCTTGATCGGCATGCTTTTTACTGCGGTTAGTTACGGGAAGCTAGTACGGGTTTTCCCACAGGCGGGGTCAGCCTATACCTATACCCAAAAAGCAATGAACCGGCATCTCGGTTTTCTTGTTGGATGGTCTTCTTTACTTGATTATTTATTTTTGCCAATGGTAAATGCGTTGTTAACCAAACTTTACTTAAATGCTTTGTTTCCGTCCGTTCCAGATTTTATTTGGGTATTATTATTTGTTGGAATTGTTACCCTCCTTAATTTACGAAGTGTCAATGCTCTGGCAAATTTCAATACACTTTTTGTTCTTGTACAAATACTAATCATGGTTGTCTTCATCATCCTAGTTATTAAAGGGCTTAATGCAGGAGAAGGAACGGGAACGGTTTTTAGCATGCAGCCGTTTTATGTTGAGGGTATGAACATTCCAATCCTGATAACAGGAGCAACAATACTCTGCTTTTCATTTCTTGGCTTTGATGCTGTTACAACATTATCGGAAGAAACGCCAAATCCAGAAAAAACAATTCCAAAAGCAATTCTTCTTACAGCTGTATGGGGAGGGGTAATCTTTATCACCACCTCATTTTTTATCCAATCATTTTTTCCAGATAATTCGAGGTTTATTGAATCAGAGGCAGCATTACCTGAAATTGCCCTTTATGTTGGCGGGAAGCTGTTTCAGTCGATCTTCTTATGTACAACCTTTGTGAATACCCTTGCATCGGGACTTGCCTCCCACGCAAGTGTTTCCCGTCTCTTGTATGTTATGGGGCGCGATAAAGTATTCCCCGAAAAATGGTTTGGATACGTACATCCAAAATGGAGAACACCTGCGATAAATGTGTTAATTGTAGGGGTCATTTCGTTATCTGCCTGGTTCTTTGATTTAGTGACAGCCACTTCACTCATTAATTTCGGAGCATTGATGGCCTTTACATTTGTTAATCTTTCAGTGATTAGTCATTTTGCTGTCCGTGAAAAAATGCACCGTACTCCAAAGGGATTTTTTGATTACATTATCATGCCGTTAATTGGAGCCGGATTAGTTGGAGTTCTTTGGATCAATCTTGAGCTTAGCTCTTTAGTTATGGGAGGAAGCTGGTTCCTAATCGGACTTGCCTATTTAGTATTTTTAACAAAAGCCTTCAAGGTTGCACCTCCTCAATATAAGGCAGAAGAAGCTGAAGTATGATTAGATGAAAAAAATACGCATTCCACCATCAGGAATGCGTATTTTTTTATGTTTATCATTTATGCAAATTTGAATAATACAGTCATTTTTTCATAATATCCATTCTTTTACACTAGGAAAAACGTTAATAAATCATTTGGCACGGAACTTGCTAATTAGATTAATAACAATAAAAAATGGGGTGTTATGATGACTATCGAATCATTAGATTTGAAAAAGAATGAGAACGAGGGTGTAAAGGAAAAAGATAATTCACTTACTGAGTTTC
This genomic stretch from Neobacillus niacini harbors:
- a CDS encoding APC family permease, with translation MENGVKLKRSLKLWQVVIMGLAYMTPMVVFDTFGIVSGETNGHVPAAYVIALIGMLFTAVSYGKLVRVFPQAGSAYTYTQKAMNRHLGFLVGWSSLLDYLFLPMVNALLTKLYLNALFPSVPDFIWVLLFVGIVTLLNLRSVNALANFNTLFVLVQILIMVVFIILVIKGLNAGEGTGTVFSMQPFYVEGMNIPILITGATILCFSFLGFDAVTTLSEETPNPEKTIPKAILLTAVWGGVIFITTSFFIQSFFPDNSRFIESEAALPEIALYVGGKLFQSIFLCTTFVNTLASGLASHASVSRLLYVMGRDKVFPEKWFGYVHPKWRTPAINVLIVGVISLSAWFFDLVTATSLINFGALMAFTFVNLSVISHFAVREKMHRTPKGFFDYIIMPLIGAGLVGVLWINLELSSLVMGGSWFLIGLAYLVFLTKAFKVAPPQYKAEEAEV